One part of the Nocardioides zeae genome encodes these proteins:
- a CDS encoding serine/threonine-protein kinase translates to MDPNSPERFADDARRYRLDARVATGGMGEVWRATDTVLGRVVAVKILKAEYADDPTFRGRFETEARNAAALFHPNVAGIFDFGQSATSDGSGSTRPYLVMELVDGQPLSALLRPDQPMDPAIVVDIMAQAADGIGAAHRAGIVHRDVKPANLLVTPDRTVKITDFGIARAADGLALTQTGMVMGTPQYISPEQAQGMTAGPAADVYSLGVVAFECLAGRRPFVAETAVATALAHLRDPVPDLPGNVPPGLASVVRRAMAKKPEERFADGSELARALRDPSSVAAPVAAPAEPAPTQATQVLGGAAVPAAAAAATAVPPTGAAAVVTEETTEPDEPRRKPVLPWVAGVLALLLVAALVWIFVATGGGDDEDPVAPPTETSSAPPPSSTTSEPTTSEPTSETTSTGPETFDLDVDSYRGRNVNEVRDELRDQFGLEVTREEIENDGSQVPNTVSDIIPSSGLTEGDAVTVRFWGPEPEPEPTETQPTETEPTETEPTLPVPTDTATTEAP, encoded by the coding sequence ATGGACCCGAACAGCCCCGAGCGCTTCGCCGACGACGCGCGCCGCTACCGCCTCGACGCGCGCGTCGCGACCGGCGGCATGGGGGAGGTGTGGCGCGCGACCGACACCGTGCTCGGTCGTGTCGTCGCGGTCAAGATCCTCAAGGCGGAGTACGCCGACGACCCCACCTTCCGCGGACGCTTCGAGACCGAGGCCCGCAACGCCGCCGCGCTCTTCCACCCCAACGTGGCCGGCATCTTCGACTTCGGCCAGTCGGCGACGTCCGACGGGTCGGGCTCGACGCGGCCGTACCTCGTCATGGAGCTCGTCGACGGCCAGCCGCTCTCGGCGCTGCTGCGCCCCGACCAGCCGATGGACCCGGCGATCGTCGTCGACATCATGGCCCAGGCCGCGGACGGCATCGGCGCCGCGCACCGCGCCGGCATCGTGCACCGCGACGTGAAGCCCGCGAACCTGCTGGTGACGCCGGACCGCACCGTGAAGATCACCGACTTCGGCATCGCCCGGGCGGCCGACGGGCTGGCGCTCACCCAGACCGGCATGGTCATGGGCACGCCGCAGTACATCTCGCCCGAGCAGGCGCAGGGCATGACGGCCGGACCGGCCGCCGACGTCTACTCGCTCGGCGTCGTCGCCTTCGAGTGCCTCGCCGGCCGGCGCCCGTTCGTCGCCGAGACGGCCGTGGCCACCGCCCTGGCCCACCTCCGCGACCCCGTGCCCGACCTGCCGGGGAACGTGCCGCCGGGGCTCGCGAGCGTCGTACGGCGCGCGATGGCCAAGAAGCCGGAGGAGCGGTTCGCCGACGGGTCCGAGCTCGCGCGCGCCCTGCGCGACCCCTCGTCGGTCGCGGCGCCCGTCGCCGCACCGGCCGAGCCCGCACCGACCCAGGCCACGCAGGTGCTGGGGGGCGCGGCGGTCCCGGCCGCCGCGGCCGCTGCCACCGCGGTCCCGCCCACCGGGGCCGCCGCCGTCGTCACCGAGGAGACGACCGAGCCCGACGAGCCCCGCAGGAAGCCGGTGCTGCCGTGGGTGGCGGGCGTGCTCGCCCTGCTGCTCGTCGCCGCGCTCGTCTGGATCTTCGTCGCGACGGGCGGCGGGGACGACGAGGACCCGGTCGCGCCGCCGACGGAGACCTCCTCCGCGCCGCCGCCGAGCTCGACGACCTCGGAGCCCACGACGTCGGAGCCCACGAGCGAGACGACCTCGACGGGTCCGGAGACGTTCGACCTCGACGTCGACTCCTACCGCGGGCGGAACGTCAACGAGGTGCGCGACGAGCTGCGGGACCAGTTCGGCCTCGAGGTCACGCGGGAGGAGATCGAGAACGACGGCTCCCAGGTGCCCAACACCGTCAGCGACATCATCCCGTCGTCCGGCCTCACCGAGGGCGACGCGGTGACGGTCCGCTTCTGGGGCCCCGAGCCGGAGCCCGAGCCGACCGAGACCCAGCCGACCGAGACCGAGCCGACGGAGACCGAGCCGACCCTGCCCGTCCCGACCGACACCGCGACCACCGAAGCACCGTGA
- the pknB gene encoding Stk1 family PASTA domain-containing Ser/Thr kinase, with protein MTDADSPTLVGGRYELGGLLGRGGMAEVRKGTDTRLGRVVAVKRLRTDLASDATFQARFRREAQSSASLNHPSIVSTYDTGEEISDDGVAQPYIVMEFVAGRTLRDVLREGRKILPERALEITSGVLSALDYSHRAGIIHRDIKPGNVMLTPSGDVKVMDFGIARAISEASSTMTQTAAVVGTAQYLSPEQARGEVVDSRSDVYSAGCLLYELLTGRPPFVGDSPVAVAYQHVREQAQRPSELDPTLAPEIDQIVMKSLAKRVEDRYQSAAQMRSDIERYLAGRPVQAPAIPEEAEQPTAGATPAVPPPTRRVPETADPERGPRRGPWIAAIVALLIALILVAVWFVNRVDLFEDPPTDKAIPDVAGETQDVARAELADAGFRVAGQVEPQTSDTVEEGLVIGTDPSGDTFADPGTTITLIVSTGPETVMLPDVTGDTCEEALAQLSEFDARCEYVPSDEERDTIVAMDPEGGNGGEFAPGTVVTLQMSEGPKQVPNVVGSTRTEAEEAIRAQGFVPDAIPTLDETKAFGEVVRQSPGEGRTLSQGDTVTIVYNNYREPEPPPETTEPPATEPPATEEPDPGDGGGGGLIP; from the coding sequence ATGACGGACGCCGACAGCCCGACCCTGGTGGGCGGGCGCTACGAGCTCGGTGGGCTGCTGGGCCGCGGCGGCATGGCCGAGGTGCGCAAGGGCACCGACACGCGGCTCGGCCGCGTCGTGGCCGTCAAGCGCCTCCGCACCGACCTCGCGAGCGACGCGACCTTCCAGGCGCGCTTCCGTCGCGAGGCGCAGTCGTCGGCGTCGCTCAACCACCCCTCGATCGTGTCGACCTACGACACGGGCGAGGAGATCTCCGACGACGGCGTCGCGCAGCCCTACATCGTCATGGAGTTCGTGGCGGGCCGCACGCTGCGCGACGTGCTCCGCGAGGGCCGCAAGATCCTGCCCGAGCGCGCCCTGGAGATCACGAGCGGCGTGCTCTCGGCCCTCGACTACAGCCACCGCGCCGGCATCATCCACCGCGACATCAAGCCCGGGAACGTCATGCTCACGCCGAGCGGCGACGTGAAGGTGATGGACTTCGGCATCGCCCGCGCCATCTCCGAGGCCTCCTCGACGATGACGCAGACGGCGGCCGTCGTCGGCACGGCGCAGTACCTCTCCCCCGAGCAGGCCCGCGGCGAGGTCGTCGACTCGCGCTCCGACGTCTACTCCGCCGGCTGCCTGCTCTACGAGCTGCTCACCGGCCGTCCGCCGTTCGTGGGCGACTCCCCCGTCGCGGTGGCCTACCAGCACGTGCGGGAGCAGGCCCAGCGTCCCTCCGAGCTCGACCCGACGCTGGCGCCCGAGATCGACCAGATCGTCATGAAGTCGCTCGCCAAGCGCGTCGAGGACCGCTACCAGAGCGCGGCGCAGATGCGCAGCGACATCGAGCGCTACCTCGCGGGCCGGCCCGTGCAGGCCCCGGCCATCCCCGAGGAGGCCGAGCAGCCGACCGCCGGTGCGACCCCCGCCGTACCGCCGCCGACGCGGCGCGTGCCCGAGACGGCCGACCCGGAGCGCGGGCCGCGGCGCGGTCCGTGGATCGCGGCCATCGTGGCGCTGCTCATCGCGCTGATCCTCGTGGCCGTGTGGTTCGTCAACCGGGTGGACCTCTTCGAGGACCCGCCGACCGACAAGGCCATCCCCGACGTCGCGGGCGAGACCCAGGACGTGGCGCGCGCCGAGCTGGCCGACGCGGGATTCCGTGTCGCCGGCCAGGTGGAGCCGCAGACGAGCGACACGGTCGAGGAGGGTCTCGTCATCGGCACGGATCCGTCCGGCGACACCTTCGCGGACCCCGGGACGACCATCACGCTCATCGTCTCCACCGGACCGGAGACGGTGATGCTGCCCGACGTCACGGGCGACACGTGCGAGGAGGCGCTCGCGCAGCTCAGCGAGTTCGATGCGCGGTGCGAGTACGTGCCCTCCGACGAGGAGAGGGACACGATCGTCGCCATGGACCCCGAGGGCGGGAACGGCGGCGAGTTCGCCCCCGGCACCGTGGTCACGCTCCAGATGTCGGAGGGCCCGAAGCAGGTCCCGAACGTGGTGGGGTCCACGCGCACCGAGGCCGAGGAGGCCATCCGGGCCCAGGGCTTCGTGCCCGATGCCATCCCGACGCTGGACGAGACGAAGGCGTTCGGCGAGGTCGTCCGCCAGTCGCCCGGCGAGGGCCGCACCCTCAGCCAGGGCGACACGGTGACGATCGTCTACAACAACTACCGGGAGCCGGAGCCGCCCCCGGAGACGACGGAGCCCCCGGCCACCGAGCCCCCCGCCACCGAGGAGCCCGACCCCGGTGACGGCGGCGGTGGCGGACTGATCCCCTGA
- a CDS encoding DUF881 domain-containing protein, producing the protein MVLLLSGGLFVTSALSSDGTDLRPGRYQDLAGLVSNEAAQAEALTERVNDLDREVQQLSEGLGDAQVDDLQSQVETLRAPAGLTEVAGSGVTITLSDAPLSVRESSDLNQNLHVVHQQDIQTVVNALWAGGAEAITIQGQRIVTTTGIKCQGNAILLQGIAYPQPYVISAIGDPTTLETAIDDDPTIDTYREQAADPRIAVGWEMQEDDDLVASEYRGLLDVQLAEPLG; encoded by the coding sequence GTGGTGCTGCTCCTCTCGGGCGGGCTGTTCGTCACGAGCGCCCTCAGCAGCGATGGCACGGACCTCCGTCCGGGGCGCTACCAGGACCTCGCGGGCCTCGTCAGCAACGAGGCCGCCCAGGCGGAGGCGCTGACGGAGCGGGTCAACGACCTCGACCGCGAGGTGCAGCAGCTCTCGGAGGGCCTCGGCGACGCCCAGGTCGACGACCTGCAGAGCCAGGTGGAGACCCTGCGTGCCCCGGCCGGCCTCACCGAGGTCGCCGGCTCCGGCGTCACCATCACGCTGAGCGACGCCCCGCTGTCGGTCCGTGAGTCGTCCGACCTCAACCAGAACCTGCACGTCGTGCACCAGCAGGACATCCAGACGGTCGTCAACGCGCTGTGGGCGGGCGGCGCCGAGGCCATCACGATCCAGGGCCAGCGCATCGTCACGACGACGGGCATCAAGTGCCAGGGCAACGCGATCCTCCTCCAGGGCATCGCCTACCCGCAGCCCTACGTCATCTCCGCCATCGGCGACCCGACCACGCTCGAGACCGCGATCGACGACGACCCCACCATCGACACCTACCGGGAGCAGGCCGCCGACCCGCGCATCGCCGTGGGCTGGGAGATGCAGGAGGACGACGACCTCGTCGCCAGCGAGTACCGCGGCCTCCTCGACGTCCAGCTCGCCGAGCCGCTGGGCTGA
- a CDS encoding cell division protein CrgA has product MSKSQSDPESTSEAAETSAATSKTKRASKASAKDTTPATASAPGGLRGRLQSRRDPLAGERPPLLSVRFVLMVLLVVAGIAWIALTWRSLGLDNYDQWGLIPAEEKPRRWVWELGLWNYAIGFGAILLGLVVGAHRSTPLGRGNGVVVGMLACFGIGLVWICTFYLFADDISSIWVFGALGQWNLVVGIAFMAVGFSYATKWE; this is encoded by the coding sequence GTGAGCAAGTCCCAGTCCGATCCCGAGAGCACCTCGGAGGCCGCGGAGACGTCGGCCGCGACGTCGAAGACGAAGCGCGCGTCGAAGGCGTCCGCGAAGGACACGACGCCCGCGACGGCGTCCGCTCCGGGCGGTCTGCGTGGTCGCCTGCAGAGCCGGCGTGACCCGCTCGCCGGTGAGCGTCCCCCGCTGCTCAGCGTGCGGTTCGTGCTCATGGTGCTGCTCGTCGTCGCCGGCATCGCGTGGATCGCCCTGACGTGGCGCTCGCTCGGCCTCGACAACTACGACCAGTGGGGCCTCATCCCCGCCGAGGAGAAGCCGCGGCGCTGGGTCTGGGAGCTGGGGCTGTGGAACTACGCGATCGGCTTCGGCGCGATCCTGCTGGGCCTCGTCGTCGGCGCCCACCGCTCCACCCCGCTCGGCCGCGGCAACGGCGTGGTCGTCGGCATGCTCGCCTGCTTCGGCATCGGCCTGGTGTGGATCTGCACGTTCTACCTCTTCGCCGACGACATCTCGTCGATCTGGGTCTTCGGAGCCCTCGGCCAGTGGAACCTCGTCGTCGGCATCGCGTTCATGGCGGTCGGGTTCTCCTACGCCACCAAGTGGGAGTAG
- a CDS encoding rhomboid family intramembrane serine protease has product MNGVPAGVPVCYRHPGRESHIACQRCGRHICPDCMRDASVGFQCPECVAEGQRSIRRPTAPFGGERTARPELTSYVLIALNAAVFVALLAAGGANSALGRLLLLTPRGACEAGGGQVYVDISNATACGFAPNGSWTEGVTTGAFWQLVTSGFSHVAIWHIAGNMLALYFLGPFVERVTGRWRFLAIYGISLLAGSAAVMWLSEPYSSTLGASGAIFGLIGAALVVVLRVGGDPRQLALWLGLNVVITVAGGSGISWQGHLGGLLGGIAAAGVIVLAPRRNRLLWQASGLLAIAAVVIGLVALRVAELV; this is encoded by the coding sequence GTGAACGGCGTCCCGGCCGGGGTGCCGGTCTGCTACCGCCACCCCGGCCGGGAGTCGCACATCGCGTGCCAGCGCTGCGGGCGACACATCTGCCCCGACTGCATGCGGGACGCCTCCGTCGGCTTCCAGTGCCCCGAGTGCGTCGCCGAGGGCCAGCGGAGCATCCGCCGTCCCACGGCTCCCTTCGGGGGTGAACGCACGGCGCGGCCCGAGCTCACGTCGTACGTGCTCATCGCGCTCAACGCGGCCGTCTTCGTCGCCCTCCTCGCGGCCGGCGGCGCGAACAGCGCGCTCGGCCGCCTCCTCCTGCTGACGCCCCGGGGGGCGTGCGAGGCGGGCGGGGGGCAGGTGTACGTCGACATCTCCAACGCCACCGCCTGCGGTTTCGCGCCCAACGGGTCGTGGACGGAGGGCGTCACCACGGGCGCCTTCTGGCAGCTGGTGACGAGCGGCTTCTCCCACGTCGCCATCTGGCACATCGCGGGCAACATGCTCGCCCTCTACTTCCTCGGCCCGTTCGTCGAGCGCGTGACGGGTCGGTGGCGGTTCCTCGCCATCTACGGGATCTCGCTGCTCGCCGGCTCGGCGGCCGTCATGTGGCTCTCCGAGCCCTACTCCTCGACCCTCGGCGCCTCCGGCGCGATCTTCGGGCTCATCGGCGCGGCGCTCGTCGTCGTGCTGCGGGTCGGTGGCGATCCCCGGCAGCTCGCGCTCTGGCTCGGTCTCAACGTCGTCATCACCGTCGCCGGCGGCAGCGGCATCTCCTGGCAGGGCCACCTCGGCGGTCTCCTGGGCGGCATCGCGGCGGCCGGGGTGATCGTGCTGGCCCCCCGCAGGAACCGGCTGCTGTGGCAGGCGAGCGGCCTGCTCGCCATCGCGGCGGTCGTGATCGGGCTGGTCGCGCTCCGCGTGGCCGAGCTCGTCTGA
- a CDS encoding peptidylprolyl isomerase: MADLKATLKTNRGDIVVTLFPNHAPKTVDNFVGLAEGTKDYKDDAGRSGVPYYDGLGFHRVIDGFMIQGGCPLGTGTGGPGYTFDDEIHPELVFDKPYLLAMANAGTRMGKGTNGSQFFITTTPTAWLNRKHTIFGEVVDEESKKVVDAIGTTKTAAGDRPVEPVVIESVEITRS, encoded by the coding sequence ATGGCTGACCTCAAGGCCACCCTGAAGACGAACCGCGGCGACATCGTCGTGACGCTCTTCCCCAACCACGCGCCGAAGACGGTCGACAACTTCGTCGGGCTCGCCGAGGGCACGAAGGACTACAAGGACGACGCCGGTCGCAGCGGCGTGCCGTACTACGACGGCCTCGGCTTCCACCGGGTCATCGACGGCTTCATGATCCAGGGCGGTTGCCCGCTCGGCACCGGCACCGGCGGCCCGGGCTACACCTTCGACGACGAGATCCACCCGGAGCTCGTCTTCGACAAGCCCTACCTGCTCGCCATGGCGAACGCCGGCACCCGCATGGGCAAGGGCACCAACGGCTCGCAGTTCTTCATCACCACGACGCCGACCGCGTGGCTGAACCGCAAGCACACGATCTTCGGCGAGGTCGTCGACGAGGAGTCGAAGAAGGTCGTCGACGCGATCGGCACCACCAAGACCGCCGCCGGCGACCGCCCGGTCGAGCCGGTCGTCATCGAGTCGGTGGAGATCACCCGCTCGTGA
- a CDS encoding DUF3817 domain-containing protein → MRGTLLRYRVMATIVGILLVVLILVGVPLANFDGSSMWGFIPSTPDWVTPGSGPQQLGEDITHYLGVAHGWLYMIFLVTAFLLARKALWEPGFTVVTLLCGTIPVLSFWAEHRATKRVRKEYADELAPGATTSPTV, encoded by the coding sequence GTGAGAGGCACCCTGCTCCGTTACCGCGTCATGGCCACGATCGTCGGCATCCTCCTGGTCGTGCTGATCCTCGTCGGCGTCCCGCTGGCGAACTTCGACGGCTCGTCGATGTGGGGCTTCATCCCCAGCACCCCGGACTGGGTCACCCCCGGCTCCGGCCCCCAGCAGCTCGGCGAGGACATCACGCACTACCTGGGCGTGGCGCACGGCTGGCTCTACATGATCTTCCTCGTGACGGCGTTCCTCCTCGCGCGCAAGGCGCTGTGGGAGCCGGGCTTCACCGTCGTCACGCTCCTCTGCGGCACCATCCCCGTCCTGTCCTTCTGGGCCGAGCACCGGGCGACGAAGCGGGTCCGCAAGGAGTACGCCGACGAGCTCGCCCCGGGCGCCACCACGAGCCCGACGGTCTGA
- a CDS encoding SURF1 family protein has translation MSPSRLHPVLRPRVWPLHLLGVVAVTVALSLGLWQYGAWQAHRERAAAEVSTQDPAPLADLLVPGEGFPGADVGAPAEVEGTWRDDLTFLVDDRRVDGVAGSWIVTPVATTDGDGALLPVVRGWTTDPDAAPPAAGTVTGAGWLQPGEGTGAVDDDPTDRVLPQLRLADVVRLVDAEIYPGYLVLDIDGETGVAADNAAADGLRAVTPDQVPEVAPNTSLRNLLYAIEWWVFAAFAAFVWWRFARDEVDRARAADEAPEPGDEERTDPAEDAQETAVASSS, from the coding sequence GTGTCCCCGTCCCGCCTCCACCCGGTGCTGCGGCCGCGCGTCTGGCCGCTCCACCTGCTCGGCGTCGTCGCCGTGACGGTGGCGCTGTCGCTGGGGCTGTGGCAGTACGGCGCGTGGCAGGCCCACCGCGAGCGTGCGGCCGCCGAGGTGAGCACCCAGGACCCGGCTCCGCTGGCCGACCTGCTGGTGCCCGGTGAGGGCTTCCCGGGCGCCGACGTGGGCGCGCCCGCCGAGGTCGAGGGCACGTGGCGCGACGACCTCACCTTCCTCGTCGACGACCGGAGGGTGGACGGCGTGGCGGGCAGCTGGATCGTCACGCCGGTCGCGACGACGGACGGTGACGGGGCCCTGCTGCCCGTGGTGCGGGGCTGGACGACCGACCCCGACGCCGCCCCGCCGGCCGCGGGCACCGTCACCGGTGCCGGCTGGCTGCAGCCCGGTGAGGGCACGGGTGCCGTCGACGACGACCCGACCGACCGCGTGCTGCCCCAGCTGCGCCTCGCGGACGTCGTGCGGCTCGTCGACGCGGAGATCTACCCGGGCTACCTCGTGCTCGACATCGACGGCGAGACCGGCGTCGCCGCCGACAACGCGGCGGCCGACGGGCTGCGGGCCGTGACCCCCGACCAGGTCCCCGAGGTCGCGCCGAACACGAGCCTGCGCAACCTGCTCTACGCCATCGAGTGGTGGGTCTTCGCAGCCTTCGCGGCCTTCGTCTGGTGGCGCTTCGCCCGCGACGAGGTCGACCGCGCGCGGGCGGCCGACGAGGCGCCCGAGCCGGGTGACGAGGAGCGCACCGACCCGGCGGAGGACGCTCAGGAAACCGCAGTAGCGTCGTCCTCGTGA
- a CDS encoding response regulator transcription factor: MEPGVAGDGSPDRRALVVEDDADIRSLIDLTLSAQGFVIRTAATGRDGLQLAREWEPDLITLDLGLPGIDGLEVCRRVREFSDAYLVVVSARQDEVDRLMALQTGADDFLVKPFSPRELQARVTAMFRRPRSAPTGPTAEPAASGGEPVVLGGIVVPEGHEVLQHGVVGIDVDGRRAFVEDAEVDLTRTEFDLLTHLMRTPARVWTREALLRTVWGNDWVGDSHLVEVHIGNLRRKLTQASGDKSIIHTVRGVGYRMSAA, encoded by the coding sequence GTGGAGCCAGGAGTCGCGGGGGACGGCAGCCCGGATCGTCGTGCCCTCGTCGTCGAGGACGATGCCGACATCCGGTCGTTGATCGACCTGACGTTGTCGGCCCAGGGGTTCGTGATCCGCACGGCGGCGACCGGGCGCGACGGGCTCCAGCTCGCCCGCGAGTGGGAGCCCGACCTCATCACCCTCGACCTCGGCCTGCCGGGCATCGACGGTCTCGAGGTGTGCCGGCGCGTCCGGGAGTTCTCCGACGCCTACCTGGTGGTGGTCTCCGCCCGCCAGGACGAGGTCGACCGGCTCATGGCGCTGCAGACCGGCGCCGACGACTTCCTGGTCAAGCCCTTCAGTCCCCGCGAGCTCCAGGCGCGCGTCACCGCGATGTTCCGTCGTCCGCGCAGCGCGCCGACGGGCCCGACGGCCGAGCCGGCCGCGAGCGGCGGCGAGCCGGTCGTGCTCGGTGGCATCGTCGTGCCCGAGGGTCACGAGGTGCTGCAGCACGGCGTCGTCGGGATCGACGTCGACGGCCGGCGCGCGTTCGTCGAGGACGCGGAGGTCGACCTGACGCGCACCGAGTTCGACCTGCTCACCCACCTCATGCGCACGCCCGCCCGCGTGTGGACCCGCGAGGCGCTCCTGCGCACCGTGTGGGGCAACGACTGGGTCGGCGACTCGCACCTCGTCGAGGTCCACATCGGCAACCTGCGCCGCAAGCTCACCCAGGCCTCGGGCGACAAGTCGATCATCCACACGGTGCGGGGCGTCGGCTACCGCATGTCGGCTGCCTGA
- a CDS encoding HpcH/HpaI aldolase family protein, with amino-acid sequence MTTTPQLGAWLSDSNTAVAEIVAKLGYDFVILDIEHGPFDLETLERFLPVLKGLGLKVLAKVLVPERGPIQQALDFGADGVIIPHIENVEHARLITSYAKFPPLGDRSAAGGRTVGYGGFSEEWYRNADATTLVFPMIEDAGAFDDAEAILALDTVDGVFIGPTDLSLRRGRGHYARSEEDFADIAHIAKLAEAADKPWVLPAWSEAEKRLAVEHGAAFIALQMVHEAIVQGFTAPKALMEGILAEA; translated from the coding sequence ATGACCACGACCCCGCAGCTGGGTGCCTGGCTCTCCGACTCGAACACCGCGGTGGCGGAGATCGTGGCGAAGCTCGGCTACGACTTCGTCATCCTCGACATCGAGCACGGCCCGTTCGACCTCGAGACGCTCGAGCGCTTCCTGCCCGTGCTCAAGGGCCTCGGCCTGAAGGTGCTCGCGAAGGTGCTCGTGCCCGAGCGCGGCCCGATCCAGCAGGCGCTCGACTTCGGCGCCGACGGCGTGATCATCCCGCACATCGAGAACGTCGAGCACGCGCGGCTGATCACGAGCTACGCGAAGTTCCCGCCCCTCGGCGACCGCAGCGCGGCCGGCGGCCGCACCGTGGGCTACGGCGGGTTCTCGGAGGAGTGGTACCGCAACGCCGACGCCACCACCCTCGTCTTCCCGATGATCGAGGACGCGGGCGCGTTCGACGACGCCGAGGCGATCCTGGCGCTCGACACCGTCGACGGCGTCTTCATCGGCCCCACCGACCTGTCGCTGCGCCGCGGGCGCGGGCACTACGCGCGCAGCGAGGAGGACTTCGCCGACATCGCGCACATCGCGAAGCTCGCCGAGGCCGCCGACAAGCCGTGGGTGCTCCCCGCCTGGTCCGAGGCCGAGAAGCGCCTCGCCGTCGAGCACGGTGCCGCGTTCATCGCGCTGCAGATGGTGCACGAGGCGATCGTGCAGGGCTTCACCGCGCCGAAGGCGCTGATGGAGGGCATCCTCGCCGAGGCGTGA
- a CDS encoding carbon-nitrogen hydrolase family protein produces MRIALCQMLTTEDKEANLAQMARLAEVAVARGADLLVFPEFAMFELPAMSRDFVAAAEPLDGPFAGQVAQLAKEHGVAIVFGLVETSPDPDRAYNSLLVLDADGQRVAAYRKQHLYDAFGYRESEFICPGDLDAPETFEVDGVTVGLLTCYDLRFPEAARRVVDAGADVVLYPASWVPGPRKEYHWKTLLLARAIENTVFVAGVSQAPPMGIGSAVAVDPMGTVLAELAEAVDVTVFDVDTARTGVVRASNPSLANRRYRIA; encoded by the coding sequence ATGAGGATCGCGCTCTGCCAGATGCTGACCACCGAGGACAAGGAGGCCAACCTCGCGCAGATGGCCCGCCTCGCCGAGGTGGCGGTCGCCCGCGGGGCGGACCTGCTCGTCTTCCCCGAGTTCGCGATGTTCGAGCTGCCGGCCATGTCGCGGGACTTCGTCGCCGCCGCCGAGCCGCTCGACGGTCCGTTCGCGGGCCAGGTCGCCCAGCTCGCCAAGGAGCACGGCGTCGCGATCGTCTTCGGCCTCGTCGAGACCTCGCCCGACCCGGACCGGGCCTACAACTCGCTGCTCGTGCTCGACGCCGACGGGCAGCGCGTCGCGGCGTACCGGAAGCAGCACCTCTACGACGCGTTCGGCTACCGGGAGTCGGAGTTCATCTGCCCCGGCGACCTCGACGCCCCCGAGACGTTCGAGGTCGACGGGGTCACCGTGGGCCTGCTGACCTGCTACGACCTGCGCTTCCCCGAGGCGGCCCGCCGCGTCGTCGACGCGGGCGCCGACGTGGTGCTCTACCCCGCCTCGTGGGTGCCGGGCCCGCGCAAGGAGTACCACTGGAAGACGCTCCTGCTCGCCCGCGCCATCGAGAACACCGTCTTCGTCGCCGGCGTCTCCCAGGCGCCGCCGATGGGCATCGGCTCCGCCGTCGCCGTCGACCCGATGGGCACCGTGCTCGCCGAGCTCGCCGAGGCAGTCGACGTGACCGTCTTCGACGTCGACACCGCCCGCACCGGCGTGGTGCGCGCGAGCAACCCCAGCCTGGCCAACCGCCGCTACCGCATCGCGTGA